The DNA region CAATGCAGTAATATATAAATCAGATAACCCATATCGCCGATCAAAAGAACCCAAATCTATTATTTGCCGGTTCCTGTACGGGTGAATAGTACCCGTAACCCGGTCGAACCGGATAACCATAAGGTCCATAACCCTGTAAAACCGGTGACGGTATATATACATACGGTTCAACCTTCGGGTACAAGCTACCCGCCGCAGGATACGGGTCAACCGTCGGAATTACATGACAATATACGCCGGAACCGGAACAAGCAACGGGATACGCCGTCACCGGCTCCTCAACCGTCGCCGCAATGCGTTTGTCAGCCCATTTGTACGAGAAATGAAGCTCGCCGCCGCGGGGACTTCCCGATGGTTTTCTTACCTGATAAGTGACGAATTGGGGTTTGTTTACGCCGCCGCCGGCAGGGGCGGGGGCGAGTAAATCCTTGATCGGAACTCGTATTTCTCCGATCTTCTTGTCGCCGAGGGAGCGATCGCATCGGAGAATGATAACAAGGGTTAATCGGTTCTGTCTGGCTGCAGATTCATCGATTGAGAATTGAATCGGGAAATTCCAAGATGGATTGGTCCCGCCGGCTCTATCTATAGTAGTTTTGAACTTTTCCGAGGATTTGGAATCGCCGGAGATGAAGACAACTGCGTAAACGTCCATTTTGGAAATGTAATTAACATCGTTGAGGTGTTTGGCTGATCTAACATTGATTTCTAGGGTTCTATGATGATGATTATCCATTGATAGAAAATCTTAGCGCCTGTCTTAACAAGGgagatgaatatatatatacatgtttttGTCATGAGTCTGGAAGACGTGTTAAGGTAACTAACCATGGTTAAGGACTTTGTCATTCAAAACTAACCATGGTTAGGAAGTTTCATTGAAAGTGATACATgccattttgtttatttatttatttttttatgaattttgatGCAATGAATGGTgtctagaaaataatttgacacCAAATTCATGTTTTATTTCTCTactatataactatttattagacattataattcataaaattcaaatacaatttttttttaagacaaCAAATGCTCaacatgataaatatataactagtgCCACTAATAATGCCTCCTTTTATTTGggtttgttttgaatttttatatgcTTGTAGaaactaaaatttgatttatccaatttatatatttttttaaataattttaagtcaTTGTAAACTATCATTCTCTGAAAATTATACATCTGAGTAAGTGTGTTATTTAATGTtgcataattttttaatttttttatttgattttttatcctagaaaaacccaaatttgattttaaactcttaaaaaattGGCTTCTATTCTTGGTATATAACTCatgaattgtgattaaaaaagtctcctaacacattttaaatgatGTTCGAAGTATTTTCAAATCAATCCCTAAACAAACGAGGCATGTTTGTCCGAATTcaagatttttaaataaagcttcggttttaaatttaaaaagactTAAACTTACACCGAGTTATGGGTTATTGGGTGTTTTGGTTCAATTGAACCTAAGAAATCTTTTAGTAAACTTAAATAATCCAAAGTAAGGTTTCCAAGACCAAACTCAATTTTTCCGATTGAAAAATGATACTTCTGTTGGAGCTCCGTCTCAAGGCCTTTCCTAATTGAATAACGACACCAGTAATTATCATTGCCAATATTATCTAAATAGGGAGACAAAACTCCTCATGTATTCGAATTCGTGCTTGAAGCCTCCTAGTCCAAGACCaaaactaataaaacaaaactttattggacaaaactaataaattaaataaaattaataacaattctAACCTGTTGTAAAATATGGCTGGGTCGGaataaagagataaataagACTCTTGGTTTAGTTTGGGGgctaaataaagaaattattttatatttatttgtattatactaaattgattaattaatgatcACTCTAGAATGATCTCAAATTGTCTACAATCATAGGACCAATTATGGATGAAGtcgataaaaataaacaaaagttaaTGGTCTTTTGTCTCGAATTTAATAAAGAACTCATTTGCGACAAGAAGAACTACAACACTAAGCTGAAAGTAGTCCCGTAACAGTTAGTTGATAAGAAAAATGCTTTCTCGAAACCTAGAAATATGCTACACTATCTTCTTCAACCAACTTAAGGAGGCTATAAATAGAATTTTTCGACCAAGATTAGGGAGAGGAGATCATTCACAAGCCTCAAATCAAACCCATGCAGAATTAGAATTAGCCATAGATATTTTCTCAAgctttttgaaaattttaaagttttgtaTAAAGCTCTCTAAAACTCAGTTCTCAATTATCAATAAGATTTATAAAGAGTTCAGAAgtgtttttcaatttattttaaatttcaattcatATTGTAATCCAAATATCTATAATGAGAATAGACATAGAACTCCACCTATACATTTGGAtgatttagatttaaaaaaaaaaaatctaagtgtcTAGATGAAAtggaaaaaaattaacttttaagATAAATAAGACACGGTTTACAAGATTATGGacacaaacaataatttttttggtgAAGAATAAAATTAAGAGATTTTCTCAACCTCATATAAATATagtattcttttttaaaaataattgtcacGTAAAACCatttatatattcatgtaaaaatatttgcACATTCATGTAAATCATATATAACACCTATAATGCGATTTATTGAAGGGCTAAACAATAAAAGATGATAacaaaacttgttaaaatcatttataatgtttggtttaatgtttaaatacgaCTTATAAAGCTTGAAAACAGAAATATATACAActaatttttatgtaaaattatttacacattcatattaaaaccatttataccttcatgtaaaaTTATTTGCACCTTCATTTAAACTATAGTAAAGACATGCAATGTGATTTACtaaaatgtttgtaaaataaaagataattgaaagataaaattaaaaaatagtctcgatcttatagataaatatagtattttattttttttaaaataatattttgagagataacttatattatttatttaaagtcaAGAACTCTAATTAATACTTAATCTAACACTAGAAAATGTTATACTCTTTCAAACtcattattaaaatgaaataaaatattatttcatgtAAGAACAAGCAATTTTGTTTCTCTTTCAAActcattattaaaattatttcattaagaataagtaaattttttattaaaattatttcattaagaacaagtattttttttttaatttgttatatatatattaaaataaaataaattagagaaagttacaattcatttattttattgatttcttagccaactattttttttatatttttaataaagaagattaacatgatccaaatataatCCAAATAGTCATTACATCTACTTCAatctaaaatatgtttttatctattaaaaattattctttagttaattaattacttaaaaaattaatacaaaattattattaatatatatattaatttcagcccttattattaatatatatagcaACTTCAGCCCTGATTAAttggaataatttattttttgttttgattttgaagaaaaaaaaacttagggcttgtttggattggagttttttaaaaaatttagagggagaaaataataatgattggtgataattttgagaaagtaatgattatttttggtaaaataatttaaaaggtattgatatatataaataaaataaaaaataataatttaaaatagagagtattttagtattttggttaatgaaataagtaatatgattgattagaaaattaattgtgtttgagtttttcaaataactcaaaaagaACAAAGCCTTAGTCCACAAGTTGTATACAGAAAATAGATTGGATAAAcaagtaaagaaaaaaaaaatctttattgaCTGTACCTAAGGCTATGTTTGGTATGAGTATAAGAATATAGATATAGGATAATTATATGTTGTTtgattgattattatttatatttatatgattaattaggtataatttataccgTCAAAAAGGATATAATATAGTAACTAGTTTTACTAGTTGCAagtatatataaactttaatattcctcttttattttttagttttaattataaaattttaatttcttgattatatttaaaatataataattataatataaaattataactaaatatttatttatatttaactatgtttattttctattattacttatttttatttaattatttaattttatatattttatttatttctgtaaataaaaacttataatttttaagtgtaaaaaatttaaatgtgaattttatatatagttaaatatattaattattttaaaaaactaataattttaattaaaaaataataatcatatataaaattaatttataaaataaaattgtatttataattagtcatatataaaattaatttataaaattattaataaatggtatgtataattaattatataaatttatttttgaatctaatttataattataccattctaatttcaaatattattttataaaataattatttttaatatttattttataaaaagaattattattttttatatatacaaatatttataataatacataaatttaaaaaataattattaaatattaattcatatataaataaattttatttatataattatataagttaaattataagaaattatatataaattaattcaaactattattaaaaatacatttataggataattatatattaattttgtattaattttaatataatttaataatataaactatctataagataaattttaaaataaaaataaaaaaataatttatataaatataaggtaaaatagtcttttaaatTTTGTACAACTTTCTTATACCACcaattaaacacaaaataattaaacttatataatttatacatattttatattttttaccaaacactaataacctatataatttatacatcacaaaattttatttataatttatgtctcttacaacttatatttatataactagtATCCTATATACGTTACCTACGGTTATACCTCTTCTTTTTACCTAgagaatgaatattttatttcagaacaaaaaatatatatatatattaataataataataataattttatattaattgtcTATCTAATTAACTATAAAATAGCATTAGTCacaattaatacaatttttttatttggtttaagcACGCTgtatataactttatatatatatgtggctTACCCTAGCATGAGGTAAGCATAAAGATGTTCATTCTTTATTCATAActcatctaataaaatatattagatattcagataaatttatatttttaaacctaAATTGTTGTAATTTAATAgttttagatataaatttaaattttttatttaattataaattaaatctcattaaaattatttttttaatcaatattttaaactaaatctaagaaaattaaaaaaaatcaactttttcTATTTCTTACGGGTAGGGACACCCAAAACTCGGGCtagcttttatatatatatatatatatatatatatatatatatatatatatatatatatttgtcacaTCTTCAAACAAGTTGCAGAAGCCTAGGGCCAGATTGGAAATTGTTTTGAATACTTCTAGAAATTAAATCTtcagtgaattatttaaatagtttactGTATATTGTACTGTTTTAAATGAACCaattgctttcaagttgaatcTGTCCATTTATTAAATGATCATTATTAAATGATCATAACAttcacttatttaaatatttttttttattaaaatgaaaggTTTATTTCTCATAACCTTGAATGAAATATGgataaatttatttaggtataataaGTTTTAGGACATTTAAGTTTTCACTGTTGTTAAAAATTACTGAGCGTGTCATTAGGTAATagagtttaataatttaaattttagaaaatttagtaaagataaattgatattttaaatagagaaataaaatgATCGAAAAATTAAAGTGATGGAAAAGAAGAgggagaaaattcaaatttaaaaaaaaaaaaaaaaaaaaaaaaaaaaatccatatagGACATGCACTTCTTCTCTCTTAGTTCATCATCCTTCTTTTCTAAGAGTTGTGTGAactaaatctttatttttattaaaaaaacattattccaTGGTAGAAATGTTATAACCAAAATTGTCACGTTTTTGTAAACTAATAAGCTTTAAACATTGATAATGAATTTATTACTTAGATGTAATAATGAATAAACAATTGGACGTTcctttgatgaaaaaaaaatttaaatttatttaacaactttttttaaacttctcaatcaaatattaatttataaccttatttatttatttatataaatatatatatatatatatatatatatttcttttaaaatggtGAGGTATAATACTGAAAAACTACAAAAACatgatagaaaaaaatatcatttatttaataggTTATCGAACTTGTAGGTATTCGAGAAAAATGATTAACTCTCCGACTTCATCAAAATTTtagaacaaatattaaaaaacgtcataataataacattatgaattatATACCTCCGACGTTTATGATCATTTAAAGTTCGATGATTTCTCTCAAAACAGATGGttcattagaaaataatttagatggTAACTCAAATACGTAGGTTTGTCATATTAGTCGCATTAAATAACAGTTGATATATATACGGTTCAACCTTCGGGTACAAGCTACCCGCCGCCGAATACGGGTCGGCCTTCGGAATTACAGGACAATATACGCCGGAACCGGAACAAGCAATGGGATACGCCGTCACCGGCTCCTCAACCTTCGCCGCAATGCGTTTGTCAGCCCATTTGTACGAGAAAAGAAGCTCGCCGCCGCGGGGACTTCCCGATGGTTTTCTTACCTGGTAAGTGACGAATTGGGGTCTGTTTACGCCGGCGGCGGCGGGGGCGAGTAAATCCTTGATCGGAACTCGTATTTCTCCGATGTTCTTGTCGCAGAGGAAGCGATGGCATCGGAGATTGATAACAAGGGTTAATCGGTTCTGTCTTGCCGCAGATTCGTCGATTGAGAATTGAATCGGGAAATTCCAAGATGGATTGGTCCCGCCGGCTCTGTCTATAGTAGTCTTGAACTTTTCCGATGATTTGGAATCGCCGGAGATGAAGACAACTGCATAAACGTCCATTTTGGAAATGTAATTAACATTGCTTAGGTGTTTGGCTGATCTAACATTGATTTCTAGggttcgatgatgatgatgattatccATTGATACATAAACGTCCATTgagatgaatatatatatatatatacatgtttttGTCATGAGTCTTGATAGGGCTTGAAAGCGTGTTAAGGTAAGTAACCATGGTTAAGGACTTTATCATTCAAAACTAACCGTGGTTAGGAAATTTCATTGAAAGTGTGATATGCCATTTTGTTCATTTTTCTTCTTagcaaagaaaaattaaatttctttttgatATACAATGATAGAGATCATAAATTTTGGTGTAATGGATGATGTCGAAAGGCTAGTTCGATACAATCCATATAGGTAATGCATGTATCCACTAAGTCGTCACCtgtacaaagagaaaaaaattcaataaatgaTAAAAGTGATACTTCACTTTCGtgtatatgtgttattttatgaGTGAGATAATTACAATAATTGTGTGAAAAAAAGAATGATTTAGCAACCTCACTCACATTTTCGTGACACAAATTTCATGTTTAATGTaactatttaagaaaataagacGAGCTCAATATGACAAATCATATAACTAGTGCCACTAATAATGCCTCAATGTATAGgtgttttgaatttttattaatttataaattatttttctattttattattaagtcactcaaatttatcaattaaaatgtttttatttaatttttattaaatcatattttttttaataattaaataaaacaaaaattcaaataaattatttttttttattaaataaggtttttattataaaatcccaaaaaatcaagatcaaaacaactttaaaaaaattgtgtgatgtagtaagaaaatataatatatataatattcaatcaaagacagaaaaggaaaaggtagaatttatataatattcatcccaaaaaagaaaaggattttttttttatgtaatataaaagaatgaatataatacattaaaatGGAGAAATTAAGAACCAAAtgaagattattttcaaatcttctggtttcaaattaaatttagaatgaGAGCTATAAAAATGGgtaatattacaaaattagaTATGTAATTTTTctaacttattaattttattttttttaatatatatatatacattacaataattcattttaactcacttttttttaaaataaattattatatttaggattataataattgagaaagataaattataagaataagttagattttaatatttatttagattttgaaagagtttaattgaatttttttattttatatattgttaataacttagtttttatatctaattcatGTAACTTATgaatttctacttagttttgtaATGCGAATCTTCTCTAGTGCACTTtttgtaatttgttttgtttattttatttgcttTACCGTTATTTGTTTGTTATGCATCCTTATCTTAATgattttttcatataatatatattaaaaagtaaagGGATAACTTcacttaaaattttagattatataaGTCTGTGTTTACATGTTACATGCCTATAGATAATCTTCAACAAAAAAAGGTTTAGACTCTTAATTTGtaaagattaattataaaaaaaatatatatcagatTATTGGCAGTTACGTTTTCTCAATTAAGAAATGCGCAATTGTCTAGTGTACTTTAAACGTTTTTTTGGTGTACTAATATTAAGTTAAAGTTAAGTTAATTTGTTTTGAATgagaattataatttatttctttacaaaaataaagttatattaaatagccAAAGAAAAAAATCTAGACACAAATTGTTTCACGTAACACCAGCTAGAGGAGCAGCCAAAAAAAACatggattaaaaaaatgtaactatgcttaaatttgaatttgagaccataataaactattatattatttaattaattaaacaaaatatatatatatatatatatatatatatatatatatatatatatatattattagagcCTCGTTTTAGTTTTTAAGCACACCAAATCATAAATTTTCGTTACCTTCGTCAATGACTAGGaatctaataatttattattatattttttaataatttttttaaaaaaatatttccatTGATGTCTTATTCCACTAtcatatactttaatttttaagttttttttattggtcGTTCTTTTAACATAgggaatattaataattttgttgatcTTAATCTAATCATATGAGATTTTTCGTTGAGTTTCTTCTTAGGAAACACACTGTTATCATTTCAACATTTCGTTGtgatgaattttcttttatgtGTTATTTCTCCCCATCATTCTATACATATCATATTTTACCTTTTTCGCTGGTTTTCCTTTTAGGCAGCACATTGTTATTCGTGTCATTCCATCGCTGGATGAATCTCGAGATTCACAAGTaacttcaaattttattttatttttatttcacccTCATTATTTAATGTCCATAATATTCTACATTATTCGTTGGTTTATCAGTCAACACACTATCATCACGTTATCTGATTGATTTCAAAACTCACGAATATATCAACTTGAAGAAcataacatcaatatttaatGGTTTTAtcttcaacctcaagttgttTAAGTTTTTTCCATCTTGAGTTTAAGGAGgattttataatataagataatatatccgtaagatattattataatattataaatagtgATAATAtcagtattatattattatattagttttattaagtggattataatatctatataataaacataacatatgtgtaaaaattaaaaatttatacattaatttataaaattaaaataattattttaatttatttttaaataaaataaaataaaaataattaactcaaagaccaaaacttaattaaaacaattaattaggttaactattgtgataattaaatgcaaattaattaagaataatggttaaaataaaattattttggataaatgtatattcattttatccaaaaataatttttaaaaaaaaatcaaaggattaaaataaaaaattaggatGAAATGATGTACTCATTGCATcacctaaaattatttatataacccTAAAATATACCCAATAAATATACTTGagaaaatatttgtcatatttattttaatattttgtatatttaaaaagatcaaaagtAAAGCCAAAATGTGAaaggaaaattatttttaaacaattcctTAAGGTTTtcactaaaaaattaaattcgtAATCGGGTGTAACCGATATTCTGTAAAATGGCCACAGCCCAAACCACGTCAAACGAATGAGTGATGGCTTTTCATCCAACGCCCCAGACACGCCTACGTAGCCCGTTGTAGCCAAGGA from Impatiens glandulifera chromosome 5, dImpGla2.1, whole genome shotgun sequence includes:
- the LOC124939455 gene encoding protein SRC2-like; the encoded protein is MDNHHHRTLEINVRSAKHLNDVNYISKMDVYAVVFISGDSKSSEKFKTTIDRAGGTNPSWNFPIQFSIDESAARQNRLTLVIILRCDRSLGDKKIGEIRVPIKDLLAPAPAGGGVNKPQFVTYQVRKPSGSPRGGELHFSYKWADKRIAATVEEPVTAYPVACSGSGVYCHVIPTVDPYPAAGSLYPKVEPYVYIPSPVLQGYGPYGYPVRPGYGYYSPVQEPANNRFGFF
- the LOC124939456 gene encoding protein SRC2-like, giving the protein MDNHHHHRTLEINVRSAKHLSNVNYISKMDVYAVVFISGDSKSSEKFKTTIDRAGGTNPSWNFPIQFSIDESAARQNRLTLVINLRCHRFLCDKNIGEIRVPIKDLLAPAAAGVNRPQFVTYQVRKPSGSPRGGELLFSYKWADKRIAAKVEEPVTAYPIACSGSGVYCPVIPKADPYSAAGSLYPKVEPYIYQLLFNATNMTNLRI